The DNA sequence TTTTATAAATTTCTTTGCTTGTAAATCTGTTTCTTGAACATACCATTTTAAATAATCTTTTTCCTTTTCAATAAAATATTTTGGCTTTCTGAATTTAAATAAAAACTTATTGTATTTACTCTTAAGAAACCTATTGAAAAAAAACAAAATTCTATATTCTAATTTAAATTTCAGAGACACTTTAGTTTCTGGGCTTTTCATTAATGGATTAAACATCCACATTTTCCCATTATAATTTAAGGGCGTGGTACCTATTCTAAAAAAACTATTAACGACAGCTTTTACATCCCTTTTTAAATAAATAACTGCTATTTCTGAGTGTGGAAACTTATTTACAATTTCCCATGCAAAACCTTTTATAAAAGAATGATTTGTTTCAAAATAAACCTCACCTTTCTTAACTGATTGATGTATAATTTCTATTTTTTTATCTAATAATTTTAAAAGAGCACTTTTGTCTCCCTTTAAATAGTCTACCATCGGTTTTCCATTCATTATAGGGTCTGGTTCATGAAAAGCCTTAACATTACTACAATTATTTAAAATATTCGCTAAATAATGTGATCCTGACCTACCTGTATTTATACAGAACACATATTTTATCATGAAAGTATATTCTTTAATGTTTTTTTGAAAACGTTGTCACTAAAATAATCACCAAAAGGATAAACAGGCGCATTTGAAATCAATCGATCATCAATAAGGGTTTGCAATTTAACTTTTAAGTCTGCAATATCATTCATATCTGCAATAAATTTATTATCTGTAATAATAGTACGCAGCTCACTTTTTTCTGGAGACACACAAAGTACTGGTTTATTATTAGCCGCCAGAAAGGCTGCTTTTCCAACTAAAATATTACAATAATAAGGGCCGTTTTCTAAAATTACTACAATATCACTTTCATAAATCTGCTCATTGGATGAATTTGAAAAATTAAGTGTTTCTAAAATTTGAATATTTGCTACTTCTTTAAATCGTTCTTTTAAATCGTCTACCCCCTCACCTTTAGCACGTATTACAAATTCAGTTTGCTCATTGTAAACGGAATTTTCATTTATCAAACTTTCGTAAGCCAACAATAAATTTTCTAAATTTCTACCATACATTAAAGCTCCATGATAAGAAATACTAATTTTACTTGATTTCTTTCTTACTTGGCTTGTATCAGATAAATCAAATACTGAAGCATCAAATTGATGGGGCAACGTATGAAACTTTTTTTTAGAGGCAAACAAATGCTGTAAATCGTGCGACATATACTTTGCTGTAGTAGCACATAACTTAGATTGTTCCACAACCTCCATAACCCGCTTTAAACGAAATAGGTCTAAATTAGAAGGTGTTTTGTTGGCCCCAACATACCATGCCAATGGATAAGGGTCATGAAAAATTAATGTAGCATGCTTTAAAATAGGTAAATTGTAAGTGGCTAAAATGGTTTCATGTTCCGTACCAGAACTTGTTATTAAGATATGATCATAAATCTCATAATCAATGGAAGCTATAAATTTAGCATATTGCTTATAAATATAACGTTCGTTTAAAGAAACATGAAACAATCTCCAATAAAACCAATTAATAAAAGTGACATAAAATGGTCTTTTTCTACTTACAATATGCTTAGTCAAATTATCAACAGGTAATATATCCAAATCATCGTCTGTATCCCTATGAATGATATAAGAAACATCAATAACAGCTTCCGGATAAGCTTTACACAATTTGGCCAACAAAGACCTCATCACTATTCCTGCGCTTGTACCACTTACCCTTAAATCTTGGGCTATTACTAAAAATTTCATGTAATGCTTTTTTTAACCTTTACAAATAACGACAAAAACCGTGAAAACTGAAGAAACTGAATGTACAAACAAAACAGTTTTAACCATCGTTTTGGTGTTTTTTTATTATTACACTGTACTTTTTCAAGCCTATCAAACAATGTGTTAACTAACTCTTTAGAATACTGTTTTCCATAATGCTCAAGTAAATAAACATAGAATTTAAACCAAGCTTCGTTTTTTTCAATGGAATCTGTTTGACCGGTAATATTTATATCACTTAACCTGAAGTACATGAATGCTTCATTAATGGTAAAAATATTTTTATTTTCTGAAAACTCAACCACAGCAAGCGTATCGCTAGACCATGCTAGTGGGAAGTTTTTAAATTTAATCGTATCTACTTTTTCTTTTTTAAAAACATATTCACTTAACGAACTTCTGGTACCCCCTTTAAATTTTCGTGTTAAAAAATCAATAGCCGTTTCAAGCTTAGGATGTTCATATTTTTTAGAAATTGGGTCGCCCTTAGCATTAACTACCACTGTAGCATACCTAATAACATTAACTTTAAATTGATTTATTTCATCTAAATGATGATAAAAAGCTTCTACAAAATTATTGCTAATAGTATCGTCATCTCCAAGAATCATAACCCATTCTGTATCGTTTACCATTTCCAAACAACGTTCCCATTGATTAACAAGAGATATGCCCCCTAAATTGGAATCAAATCTTTTATAATGATAAGGAAAGGCTTCTTTGTATTTTTTAAGTAAATCCCTTGGATTTTCAGGACTCGCATCATCACCAATATAAACAGTAAATTGCTTATTGGTTTGGTTTGCTAAAGACTGTAAGGTAGCTTCAAAAAAAGTAAGTTTATAATAAGGGATAATTATAGCTAACATGAATATTTAATCTTTAGCTTTAAATTTTAAAAAGAATGGAAACACACTTTTAGATATTTTTAACAACCCCGTTTTTTTGAGCACTTTTTTAATCATTAAACCTGTTTGATATGGTTTTGAAGACTTAACTTTCCTTAGCCTTCTTTTAATTTCTTCTTGTGTTCTATAATATCTAGAAATTAATACAATTGACAATTTATAAAACTCATCTTCGTTTAGGAATGTTTTTAAATATTTATAAGCCTTTATTTGGTCATCATGCAAACTTTTAGTGCTTGTTCTTCCTTTTAAATTCTGTCGGTATAAAGCTAGTGGTTTATCTATAAAAATAGCTTTACTACCATTTTTAAATAATGCTATCCATACAATCCAATCTTCCTGAGCTGTTAAGTTTTCAGGAAATCTAATCTCTTCAAAAAGGCTTGCCTTGAAAAAACCACAATGAATAGGTATTGAAAATGTTTCATTCCATTTATAGAGCAAATTATCATAAGTAAATAAATCATTAGTTAAAACACAATAGGGTTTTGTGCTTTTACTTTGATTTTCAGAAAACATCCTGAAATTTGAAATAACTATTTTTTCATTTTTAGCACTCGAATTATCCAATAAACCCACTGATATTTCTAACTTCTTATTATTTATAACATCGTCGGCATCTAAAAACTGTATATAATTACCTTTTACTCTATCTAGGGCATAATTTCTGGTATTACTAACCCCACTATTTGACTTATAAAAATAGCTAAATCTATTATCTTTTAACACCCAATTTTCAGCAATGGTTTCCGAATCATCAGTGCTTCCATCATTTACAATAATACATTCCCAGTTATTATAGGTTTGATTATAAACCGAAAGTAAAGTTTCTTCTAAAAATTCACTTTGATTATAACAGGGGATTATTACTGATATTAATGGAGTCATTATATCTATTTTATTAAGCTTTTTAGTTTATTACACTATTATATATCTGTTCCCACCTTTTATTTATTATAGTTTGAGAATATTGGTTATTAACAAATATAGTAGCTTGAGTCCCCATTTCTTTAATTAAGTTTCTTTTTTGATTAAAAAATTCAATTTTTTTTACAACAGTATCAATATCAAACTCTTTACAAACAAATCCTGTTACGCCTTCTTGAACGGTATATTTTATCCCCCCAGAATCAAAGGCGATTACAGGTAATCCACATGCTTGGGCTTCTAATGTAACTAACCCTTGCGTTTCTCTTCTTTCATTTTCAACTGGCACACCCAACATCAAAAAAAGATTATGACCTCTTAACTCTTCTCTTATTTGAATTTGAGATTTACTACCTTTCAAAAAAACATATTCTTCAAGACTATATGCTTTAATCAAATTTTCTAAATTTTCTCTTTCTAAACCTTCACCAATAATTGTTAAACTTACATTAATTCTTTTTTTTATTAATTCATTTACAACTTCAATAGCAAATTGATGCCCTTTAACTTTATCTAAACGACCAACGGTTATCAACCTTAA is a window from the Pseudalgibacter alginicilyticus genome containing:
- a CDS encoding glycosyltransferase family 2 protein, with amino-acid sequence MTPLISVIIPCYNQSEFLEETLLSVYNQTYNNWECIIVNDGSTDDSETIAENWVLKDNRFSYFYKSNSGVSNTRNYALDRVKGNYIQFLDADDVINNKKLEISVGLLDNSSAKNEKIVISNFRMFSENQSKSTKPYCVLTNDLFTYDNLLYKWNETFSIPIHCGFFKASLFEEIRFPENLTAQEDWIVWIALFKNGSKAIFIDKPLALYRQNLKGRTSTKSLHDDQIKAYKYLKTFLNEDEFYKLSIVLISRYYRTQEEIKRRLRKVKSSKPYQTGLMIKKVLKKTGLLKISKSVFPFFLKFKAKD
- a CDS encoding glycosyltransferase, translating into MLAIIIPYYKLTFFEATLQSLANQTNKQFTVYIGDDASPENPRDLLKKYKEAFPYHYKRFDSNLGGISLVNQWERCLEMVNDTEWVMILGDDDTISNNFVEAFYHHLDEINQFKVNVIRYATVVVNAKGDPISKKYEHPKLETAIDFLTRKFKGGTRSSLSEYVFKKEKVDTIKFKNFPLAWSSDTLAVVEFSENKNIFTINEAFMYFRLSDINITGQTDSIEKNEAWFKFYVYLLEHYGKQYSKELVNTLFDRLEKVQCNNKKTPKRWLKLFCLYIQFLQFSRFLSLFVKVKKSIT